The Rhizobium leguminosarum genome includes a region encoding these proteins:
- a CDS encoding general stress protein, translating to MRTVTGLFDDYSDARSAVTKLEAAGIPSNDISIVSNKAGRVHRDSDVGQDAATGAVIGAAAGGAGGLLTGLGLMAIPGVGPVVAEGWLAMTAAGAVAGAVTGGAVGGLIGALTDSGVPEDDAHFYAEGVRRGGSLVTAKVDDARASEAQAILQGSNWVDPIERRRAYNEQGWTRFDDALDPYSPEQIAQERDRHRPTI from the coding sequence ATGAGAACTGTAACCGGACTTTTCGACGACTACTCGGACGCTCGCTCCGCCGTCACCAAATTGGAAGCGGCAGGCATTCCCTCGAACGACATCAGTATCGTCTCCAACAAGGCTGGCCGCGTCCATCGCGACTCTGACGTTGGCCAGGATGCCGCGACCGGCGCCGTCATCGGCGCTGCCGCCGGTGGCGCCGGCGGCCTGCTCACCGGACTGGGCCTGATGGCCATTCCTGGTGTCGGGCCGGTTGTTGCCGAAGGCTGGCTGGCCATGACTGCGGCCGGGGCTGTCGCCGGCGCCGTCACCGGCGGTGCGGTTGGTGGCCTGATCGGCGCCCTCACCGACTCCGGCGTCCCTGAGGACGATGCCCACTTCTATGCCGAAGGTGTCCGCCGCGGCGGCAGCCTGGTCACGGCCAAGGTCGACGACGCCCGCGCCTCCGAAGCGCAGGCCATCCTCCAGGGTTCGAACTGGGTCGACCCGATCGAACGTCGGCGTGCCTATAACGAGCAGGGGTGGACCCGGTTCGACGACGCGCTCGATCCCTATTCCCCCGAGCAGATCGCGCAAGAACGCGACCGGCATCGCCCGACGATCTAA
- a CDS encoding RidA family protein: protein MTQREAIFPADRHALYEKHGYSAAIRSGDLLFVSGQVGSRSDGTPEPDFESQVRLAFENLKATLSAAGATLDDIVDVTSFHTDPENQFGTIMAVKQEMFSKPPYPNWTAIGVNWLAGFDFEIKVIARIP from the coding sequence ATGACCCAACGCGAAGCAATCTTTCCGGCCGACAGGCACGCTCTTTACGAGAAGCACGGCTATTCCGCCGCGATCCGATCCGGTGATCTGCTGTTTGTATCCGGACAGGTCGGCAGCCGTTCGGACGGAACACCCGAACCCGATTTCGAAAGCCAGGTGCGGCTCGCCTTTGAAAACCTGAAGGCGACGCTCAGTGCCGCCGGCGCAACGCTGGATGATATCGTCGACGTCACCAGCTTCCACACCGATCCCGAAAATCAGTTCGGAACGATCATGGCGGTCAAGCAGGAGATGTTCAGCAAGCCACCCTACCCGAATTGGACCGCCATCGGCGTCAACTGGCTGGCCGGCTTCGACTTCGAGATCAAGGTCATCGCCCGTATTCCGTGA
- a CDS encoding TetR/AcrR family transcriptional regulator, with protein MKLRDRMARKRSETMQENRVKLIAAARKTFAEKGYSAASMDELTADVGLTRGALYHNFQDKRGLLAAVVDQIDTEMAVRAQEIGARAGSDWQGLLAEGAAYIEMALNPEVQRIVLLDGPAVLGDPSQWPSQNNCLQVTKSTVERLIAQGILKPLDPEAAARLLSGAALNAALWIAASEDPQSVMPKAVEAFQALAAGLLVQPL; from the coding sequence ATGAAATTGAGGGATCGGATGGCAAGGAAACGCAGCGAAACGATGCAGGAAAATCGCGTCAAGCTGATCGCGGCGGCGCGCAAGACCTTTGCGGAAAAGGGCTATTCGGCAGCATCGATGGATGAGTTGACGGCGGACGTCGGACTGACACGGGGCGCGCTCTACCACAATTTCCAAGACAAGCGCGGGCTGCTGGCGGCGGTCGTCGATCAGATCGACACGGAGATGGCGGTGCGCGCTCAGGAGATCGGCGCGCGCGCAGGGAGTGATTGGCAGGGCCTGCTTGCCGAGGGTGCGGCCTATATCGAGATGGCGCTCAATCCCGAAGTCCAGCGCATCGTCCTGCTCGACGGACCGGCGGTGCTGGGCGATCCCTCGCAGTGGCCGAGCCAGAACAATTGCCTGCAGGTGACGAAGAGCACGGTTGAGCGCCTGATCGCCCAAGGCATCCTCAAGCCGCTCGACCCGGAGGCCGCCGCCCGATTGCTGAGCGGCGCGGCTCTCAATGCCGCCCTCTGGATCGCCGCGAGCGAAGACCCGCAGAGCGTGATGCCGAAGGCGGTCGAGGCTTTTCAGGCCTTGGCGGCAGGCTTGCTTGTGCAGCCTTTGTGA
- a CDS encoding ArsR/SmtB family transcription factor produces the protein MIENEIFRALADPTRRAIFEKLAAGGMNASALREGMEISQPAMSQHLSVLRSAKLVREERQGRFVNYEVDPDGLALIAQWLAKYLAYWPARIEALKVLLKDMDQ, from the coding sequence ATGATCGAGAATGAGATTTTCCGAGCCTTGGCTGACCCGACCCGCCGCGCGATCTTCGAGAAGCTGGCGGCGGGCGGCATGAACGCCAGTGCCCTGCGTGAGGGCATGGAGATCAGCCAGCCGGCAATGTCGCAACACCTCTCGGTTTTGCGGAGCGCAAAGCTCGTGAGGGAAGAACGGCAGGGGCGTTTCGTGAATTACGAAGTCGATCCGGACGGGCTGGCTCTCATCGCACAATGGTTGGCGAAATATCTCGCCTACTGGCCTGCCCGCATCGAAGCTCTCAAGGTCTTGCTGAAGGATATGGACCAATGA
- a CDS encoding SRPBCC family protein encodes MNDGKAKEQKDGIELEFDLDEPPQKVWRAISIPEFRENWLPKDALADPTPATITPGEEVRYSLRDDAPPFLESTVTFTIVPNATGGTRLRIIHELTDARLDRTAETAANSNGPPLMLAA; translated from the coding sequence ATGAACGATGGAAAGGCCAAGGAGCAGAAAGACGGCATCGAACTCGAATTCGATCTGGATGAACCGCCGCAAAAGGTCTGGCGTGCAATCAGCATTCCGGAATTTCGGGAAAACTGGTTGCCGAAAGACGCTCTGGCCGATCCCACCCCGGCCACCATCACACCTGGCGAGGAAGTCCGTTATAGCCTGCGCGACGACGCGCCACCTTTCCTTGAAAGCACGGTGACGTTCACGATCGTCCCGAACGCGACCGGCGGCACCCGCCTGCGCATTATCCACGAGCTAACCGACGCGAGGCTTGACCGGACGGCGGAAACGGCCGCGAACAGCAACGGTCCGCCGCTCATGCTCGCCGCCTGA
- a CDS encoding ATP-dependent Clp protease proteolytic subunit — protein MREAMQLVPMVVEQSSRGERSFDIYSRLLRERIIFLNGEVNDTVSALVCAQLLFLEAENPNKPINLYINSPGGVVTSGFAMYDTMRFIRAPVHTLCMGTARSMGSFLLMAGEAGGRAALPNASILIHQPSGGFQGQASDMLIHAEEILKTKQRMTRLYAEHCGRSYEDFERGMDRDRFMTAEEALEWGLIDRILKVREETDSP, from the coding sequence ATGCGCGAAGCGATGCAACTCGTCCCTATGGTCGTGGAACAATCCAGCAGAGGCGAGCGGTCTTTTGACATTTACTCCCGCCTTCTGCGCGAACGCATCATCTTCCTCAACGGCGAGGTCAACGATACCGTTTCCGCTCTGGTCTGCGCACAGTTGCTGTTCCTCGAGGCCGAGAATCCAAACAAGCCGATCAATCTTTACATCAATTCTCCGGGCGGCGTCGTGACCAGCGGCTTCGCCATGTACGACACCATGCGCTTTATCCGCGCGCCAGTTCATACGCTTTGCATGGGCACAGCCCGTTCCATGGGATCGTTCCTGCTGATGGCAGGCGAGGCCGGCGGAAGAGCTGCTTTGCCCAATGCCAGTATCCTCATTCACCAGCCATCCGGTGGCTTCCAAGGGCAGGCTTCCGACATGCTGATTCATGCCGAAGAAATTCTGAAGACCAAGCAGCGCATGACGCGGCTCTATGCGGAGCATTGCGGACGCTCCTATGAAGACTTCGAGCGCGGGATGGATCGCGACCGATTCATGACGGCGGAAGAAGCATTGGAATGGGGTCTTATCGACCGTATTCTAAAGGTTCGGGAAGAAACGGACAGCCCATAG
- a CDS encoding GlsB/YeaQ/YmgE family stress response membrane protein: MENAGIGWIAAIIIGGIAGWLAELLMKSNMGVLMNVLLGIVGAIVANFILSLFGVALGGWLGYLIAGFIGACILIAIARMVRRTA; this comes from the coding sequence ATGGAAAATGCAGGTATCGGCTGGATCGCCGCCATCATCATCGGCGGCATTGCCGGCTGGCTCGCCGAATTGCTCATGAAGAGCAACATGGGCGTGCTGATGAACGTCCTTCTCGGTATTGTCGGCGCCATCGTCGCCAACTTTATCCTGTCACTCTTCGGCGTCGCCCTTGGCGGATGGCTGGGTTATCTGATCGCGGGCTTCATCGGAGCCTGCATCCTGATAGCGATTGCCAGAATGGTCAGACGGACGGCTTGA
- a CDS encoding DUF1254 domain-containing protein has product MNFTRRTVSIAGLSLFAATSLGSTAGKADGLISDLTEASDDFSLAVEAYTFAYPLVTMEMTRRIATNVAKLEATRGPVGHLIKFREYPNASYRDVTAPNADTLYTQAWFDVGKEPWVLTIPDLKDRYAVFPMLDGWTTVFDVPGKRTTGTDAQTFAITGPGWEGTLPEGVRQYKSPTSIVWLLGRIYCTGTSEDYAEVHKLQDEMKLAPLSAYGTDWAAPDGKVDPSIDMKTAVREQVNKMDAVEYFSLFAELLKTNPPTDADAPMVERLAQIGIVPGQDFDKTKFDPAFAKRVPQIAFARIMLHFKFSDGDIQDINGWGYTTKTGIYGTNYIQRALVTAIGLGANRPQDAIYPTSMKADSGLIKRAYNGSEKYVLTFKQGLIPPVSGFWSLTMYDADYFFVDNPLNRYSISARQPLKANADGSIDLLIQNEDPGADKHSNWLPAPKGKFILMMRLYWPNESNPSIIDGSWTIPPVTKVS; this is encoded by the coding sequence ATGAATTTTACCCGTCGTACCGTATCGATCGCTGGCTTGAGTCTGTTTGCCGCCACTTCCCTCGGCTCAACTGCCGGAAAGGCCGATGGCCTGATTTCCGACCTCACGGAAGCTTCGGATGATTTCAGCCTCGCGGTCGAGGCCTACACATTCGCCTATCCGTTGGTCACTATGGAGATGACTAGGAGAATTGCAACCAACGTTGCCAAGCTCGAAGCCACTCGCGGTCCTGTGGGCCACCTGATCAAATTTCGCGAATATCCCAACGCGTCGTACCGGGACGTTACGGCCCCGAACGCTGATACGCTGTACACGCAGGCTTGGTTCGACGTCGGCAAGGAGCCTTGGGTTCTCACGATCCCCGATCTGAAGGACCGTTACGCCGTCTTCCCGATGCTGGACGGATGGACAACCGTGTTCGACGTTCCGGGGAAGCGCACCACAGGAACCGACGCGCAGACCTTTGCCATTACAGGCCCAGGCTGGGAAGGCACGCTGCCGGAGGGCGTGAGGCAGTACAAGTCGCCGACCAGCATCGTGTGGCTGCTTGGCCGCATCTACTGCACCGGCACGTCGGAGGACTATGCGGAAGTACATAAGCTTCAAGACGAAATGAAGCTCGCTCCCCTAAGTGCCTACGGGACTGATTGGGCCGCCCCGGATGGTAAGGTGGACCCCTCGATCGACATGAAGACGGCGGTTCGCGAGCAGGTCAACAAGATGGACGCGGTCGAGTACTTTAGCCTCTTCGCCGAACTGCTTAAGACCAATCCGCCAACGGACGCTGATGCGCCGATGGTCGAGCGGCTGGCCCAGATCGGCATCGTTCCGGGACAGGATTTCGACAAGACGAAGTTCGATCCTGCCTTCGCCAAGCGCGTTCCGCAGATCGCCTTCGCCCGCATCATGCTGCATTTCAAATTCAGTGACGGCGACATTCAGGACATCAACGGCTGGGGCTACACGACCAAGACCGGCATCTACGGAACGAACTACATCCAGCGTGCGCTCGTGACCGCCATCGGCCTTGGAGCCAACCGTCCACAAGACGCTATCTATCCGACGTCCATGAAGGCGGACAGCGGTCTGATCAAGAGAGCCTACAACGGTTCGGAAAAATACGTTCTGACCTTCAAGCAGGGCCTGATTCCGCCTGTTTCCGGGTTTTGGTCCCTGACCATGTACGACGCAGACTATTTCTTCGTCGATAACCCGCTAAACCGTTACTCAATCAGCGCCCGCCAGCCGCTCAAGGCCAATGCCGACGGGTCGATCGATCTATTGATCCAGAACGAAGATCCAGGCGCCGACAAGCATTCCAACTGGCTTCCGGCGCCCAAGGGCAAGTTCATCCTGATGATGCGGCTTTATTGGCCCAATGAGAGCAACCCGTCGATCATCGACGGCTCGTGGACGATACCGCCGGTCACGAAGGTGAGTTGA
- a CDS encoding DUF1236 domain-containing protein, with translation MKGKHLTMLVAALSLSVSPLATLPAAAQQDTKSGGQAQSGSETGTDAGSSAKGTGTDCAPDASGACPQGKGQSSQQKSGQGSDTQKSAEPPSQGKSSTSGTASGKSSTEAKPGSQDAGGATTTEQKPAAKSGSTDASGSATSGTKSSTQNAKPAEGSGNATTQSGDASKQSTDQNSSTTNKSSSETTVNNNTTTNNQTTNTNVNISVEQQTEIRQVVKEVRVEPVKEVDFTVSVGVKIPKKVRLEPLPPRIVKIVPQYEAYRFFILADGRIVIVDPDALTIVYIIEV, from the coding sequence ATGAAAGGCAAGCATCTCACCATGCTCGTGGCAGCGCTGTCACTCAGCGTATCGCCGCTTGCAACACTGCCCGCGGCAGCCCAGCAGGACACCAAGAGCGGCGGCCAGGCCCAATCCGGTTCCGAGACGGGCACCGATGCCGGTTCCAGCGCCAAGGGAACCGGCACGGACTGCGCCCCCGACGCTTCGGGAGCATGCCCGCAAGGCAAGGGCCAGTCATCACAGCAGAAATCGGGCCAGGGTTCGGATACCCAGAAGAGCGCCGAGCCGCCTTCACAGGGCAAGTCTTCGACGAGCGGAACGGCCTCCGGCAAGTCTTCGACAGAAGCCAAACCCGGATCGCAAGACGCCGGCGGCGCCACCACGACCGAACAGAAGCCCGCCGCCAAATCCGGCAGCACCGATGCAAGCGGCTCGGCCACCTCAGGCACGAAGAGCAGCACGCAAAATGCCAAGCCTGCAGAGGGCTCGGGCAACGCCACCACGCAGAGTGGCGACGCATCCAAACAGTCGACCGATCAGAACTCGTCGACGACGAACAAGAGCTCTTCCGAAACCACCGTCAACAACAACACCACGACGAACAATCAGACAACCAACACCAACGTCAACATTTCCGTTGAACAGCAGACCGAAATTCGCCAGGTGGTGAAGGAGGTTCGCGTCGAGCCGGTGAAGGAAGTAGACTTCACGGTCTCCGTCGGGGTGAAAATTCCGAAGAAGGTCCGGCTTGAACCGCTTCCGCCGCGCATCGTGAAGATCGTTCCGCAGTATGAAGCCTACCGCTTCTTCATCCTTGCAGACGGCCGGATCGTCATCGTCGATCCCGATGCGCTGACGATCGTCTACATCATCGAGGTTTAA
- a CDS encoding DUF1236 domain-containing protein — protein sequence MNIKVVGIAAGILLASTSAFAQSSTVTGAAGGAATGAIVGGPVGAAVGGIVGGVAGSVIDPPPPKVVTYVQQAPAPTTRVVVKEKVVVGQPLPETVVVTPIPDDPTYAYAIVNDQRVIVEPSSRKVIQVIQ from the coding sequence ATGAATATCAAAGTAGTAGGAATTGCCGCGGGCATCCTGTTGGCATCGACTTCTGCCTTTGCGCAGTCGTCCACAGTGACGGGCGCTGCAGGCGGTGCTGCAACGGGTGCCATTGTCGGCGGCCCGGTCGGTGCTGCTGTCGGCGGCATCGTCGGCGGCGTGGCAGGTAGCGTCATCGATCCGCCGCCGCCAAAGGTGGTGACCTATGTTCAGCAGGCTCCCGCCCCGACCACGCGCGTCGTGGTGAAGGAGAAGGTCGTCGTCGGGCAACCCCTGCCGGAGACCGTGGTCGTCACGCCAATTCCCGACGATCCGACATATGCATACGCGATCGTCAACGACCAGCGTGTGATCGTCGAACCTTCCTCCCGGAAGGTCATCCAGGTCATTCAGTGA
- a CDS encoding BON domain-containing protein, translated as MKFGPDNYNHEERCSQGHSSASTIATIEAALSADPDIDSSAIEIRMLGPVVLLEGFITKAVDRDKAISLAAMIVGWENVQDRMLSRFPTQ; from the coding sequence ATGAAATTCGGCCCCGATAACTACAATCACGAAGAGCGCTGCTCGCAAGGCCATAGTTCGGCATCCACGATCGCCACAATCGAAGCAGCCCTTTCGGCCGATCCGGATATCGACAGCAGTGCCATCGAGATCAGGATGCTCGGCCCTGTCGTCCTGCTCGAAGGCTTTATAACCAAAGCTGTGGACCGCGACAAAGCCATCTCGCTTGCTGCGATGATCGTCGGCTGGGAGAACGTCCAGGACCGGATGCTCAGCCGCTTTCCCACGCAATAG
- a CDS encoding response regulator produces the protein MDRGWLFFSPRRRSVQLDAIKIAIVDDHPLFREGVSRSLSEIKDFVVVGEGASADDAAALAASHRPDVLLLDVSMPGGGIDAIPDILARSPQTKVLMLTASEEVEPLVAALRRGAAGYVVKGVGSRELAEAIRTVVGGSWFVSPFMRAKMVEKSLFVERTSMTRRELEVIELVAEGLSNKHIARRLDLQEKTIKHHMTEILSKLGASNRTEAAIRWRQGA, from the coding sequence ATGGACCGCGGATGGCTTTTCTTCAGCCCGAGGAGACGGAGCGTGCAGCTTGACGCCATTAAGATAGCGATTGTGGACGACCACCCTCTTTTTCGAGAAGGAGTGAGCCGCAGTCTGTCCGAAATCAAGGATTTCGTCGTTGTCGGAGAAGGGGCAAGCGCCGATGACGCGGCCGCGCTGGCGGCGTCGCATAGGCCTGACGTCCTTCTGCTCGATGTGTCCATGCCCGGAGGAGGAATCGACGCGATTCCCGATATCCTGGCACGAAGCCCACAGACAAAGGTCCTGATGCTGACCGCCTCGGAGGAAGTCGAACCCCTTGTCGCGGCGCTGCGGCGAGGTGCAGCGGGATACGTCGTCAAGGGTGTCGGATCACGCGAACTTGCAGAGGCCATTCGAACAGTCGTTGGAGGCTCGTGGTTCGTCTCGCCTTTCATGCGGGCCAAGATGGTCGAGAAAAGTCTCTTCGTCGAACGGACTTCAATGACTCGCCGCGAACTCGAGGTGATAGAACTCGTGGCCGAAGGACTTTCCAACAAGCATATCGCGCGCCGCCTGGACCTGCAGGAGAAAACGATCAAGCATCACATGACCGAAATACTGTCCAAGCTTGGCGCCAGCAATCGAACGGAAGCAGCAATCAGATGGCGCCAGGGCGCCTAG
- a CDS encoding response regulator, translated as MRLLIVEDEPGIALVIEDVAIDAGFEITGIAGNMSEALELGSEADIAIIDVRLGDGLTGPSIARALFSGFGLGVVYFTLNPGLVENPEGRAVVTKPASPERIVDALSMAAKNARTHRVASGPTFH; from the coding sequence ATGCGTCTGCTCATCGTCGAAGACGAACCGGGAATCGCTCTGGTGATCGAGGACGTCGCGATCGACGCCGGATTCGAAATCACTGGCATCGCGGGAAACATGTCAGAGGCTCTGGAGCTCGGCTCCGAAGCAGACATCGCCATCATCGACGTCCGGCTTGGGGATGGACTCACCGGGCCGTCCATTGCCCGCGCCCTCTTTTCCGGGTTCGGACTTGGTGTGGTGTATTTCACCCTGAACCCCGGCCTTGTCGAAAATCCGGAGGGCCGAGCTGTCGTCACCAAACCGGCGAGCCCCGAAAGAATAGTGGACGCGTTGTCTATGGCAGCCAAGAACGCAAGAACGCATCGCGTCGCGAGCGGGCCCACCTTCCACTGA
- a CDS encoding ISNCY family transposase, giving the protein MRQERTVQANIFDLFAEHEIGRELKAMSQWLDEHRDLLGLVAQDLRRHGVKETGREGLPAEAVLRCALLKQHRQLSYEELAFHLEDSASFRAFARLPWGWNPKKSVLHKTISAIRAGTFEAINRVLLTSARQDKVERGKVVRIDSTVTSALMHEPSDSSLLWDCVRVMVRLLQQAASLGSAISWHDHCRAAKKRSRAIQFTRGRPKRVQHYRALLRITRTTLSYLEQAAAQLPLAAGPAVELWQAQLRHYKPLIERIIAQTERRVLAGEAVPAGDKLVSLFEPHADIIVKGSRDVEYGHKINLTTGTSGLILDLVVETGNPADSERLLPMLERHIGIWGEAPRQAAADGGYASRDNLSRAKAWGICDMAFHKKCGLRIEDMVKSRWVYRKLRNFRAGIEAGISCLKRAYGLGRCTWRGLDHFKAYVWSSVVAYNLALFARLRPT; this is encoded by the coding sequence ATGCGCCAAGAACGCACCGTCCAAGCCAATATATTCGATCTTTTCGCCGAACACGAGATCGGCCGCGAGCTGAAAGCCATGTCGCAATGGCTGGATGAGCATCGTGATCTGCTCGGGCTGGTAGCGCAGGACCTGCGCCGCCACGGCGTCAAGGAGACCGGCCGCGAGGGCCTGCCGGCGGAGGCCGTGCTGCGTTGCGCCCTGCTCAAACAACACCGTCAGTTGAGTTATGAGGAGTTGGCCTTTCATCTGGAAGATTCCGCCTCGTTCCGGGCCTTTGCCCGGCTGCCGTGGGGGTGGAACCCGAAGAAGTCGGTCTTGCACAAGACGATCAGCGCGATCCGGGCCGGGACCTTTGAAGCGATCAATCGCGTGCTGTTGACGAGCGCCCGGCAGGACAAGGTGGAACGCGGCAAGGTCGTGCGCATCGACAGCACCGTCACTTCGGCGCTGATGCACGAACCGAGCGACAGTAGTCTTTTGTGGGACTGCGTGCGGGTGATGGTGCGGCTGTTGCAGCAGGCGGCTTCCTTGGGCAGCGCCATCTCATGGCACGATCACTGCCGCGCGGCGAAGAAGCGATCCCGGGCGATCCAATTTACCCGCGGTCGTCCGAAACGAGTTCAGCACTATCGCGCGCTGCTCAGGATCACGCGCACCACCTTGAGCTATCTCGAACAGGCGGCGGCGCAACTGCCCTTGGCGGCGGGCCCGGCGGTCGAACTCTGGCAGGCCCAACTCCGCCACTATAAGCCGCTGATCGAACGGATCATCGCCCAGACCGAGCGGCGGGTCCTGGCCGGCGAGGCGGTGCCGGCTGGCGACAAGCTGGTCAGTTTGTTCGAGCCGCATGCCGACATCATCGTCAAAGGCAGCCGCGACGTCGAGTATGGCCATAAGATCAATTTGACCACCGGCACAAGCGGGCTGATCCTCGACCTCGTCGTCGAAACCGGCAACCCGGCCGACAGCGAGCGCTTGCTGCCGATGCTGGAACGCCACATCGGCATCTGGGGCGAGGCGCCGCGTCAGGCGGCGGCCGACGGCGGCTATGCCAGCCGCGATAATTTGAGCCGAGCCAAAGCCTGGGGCATCTGCGACATGGCCTTCCACAAGAAGTGCGGCCTCAGGATCGAAGACATGGTCAAGAGCCGCTGGGTCTATCGCAAGCTGCGCAACTTCCGCGCCGGCATCGAGGCCGGCATCTCCTGCCTCAAACGCGCCTACGGCTTGGGGCGCTGCACCTGGCGTGGGCTCGACCACTTCAAGGCTTATGTCTGGTCCTCGGTGGTCGCATACAATCTCGCCCTCTTCGCCCGCCTCAGGCCGACCTGA
- a CDS encoding DUF1236 domain-containing protein, whose product MKTLVISAAALFLSLGGAAVAQTTTVVVPGEVRTYVEKQETPSVTFEGDVAVGTAFPDTVEIHTIPDQPDYGYVVVNKKRVLVNPKTRTVIEVIK is encoded by the coding sequence ATGAAAACACTGGTCATCTCTGCGGCAGCGCTGTTTCTGTCACTCGGAGGCGCGGCGGTCGCGCAGACGACGACGGTCGTCGTTCCTGGCGAGGTCAGGACCTATGTCGAAAAACAGGAAACGCCATCCGTCACCTTTGAAGGTGACGTCGCAGTCGGTACGGCATTTCCTGACACGGTCGAGATCCACACGATCCCCGATCAACCTGATTACGGTTATGTAGTCGTCAACAAAAAGCGTGTGCTCGTCAATCCGAAGACCCGCACAGTGATTGAGGTCATCAAATAA
- a CDS encoding sensor histidine kinase, whose amino-acid sequence MIMKLFSSSSRSRERFLEAILQSAIEYAIISMDLDGLVTTWNEGARRILGWDADEIVGQPAAVIFTEEDRQAGILQRETTAALTEGHGNDERWHVRKDGSLFWASGQMMALTSDDGEVEGFVKILRDRTEQRENEERQRILMHELSHRMKNTLAVVQAITSQSFRNASSLEDAEHSITARINAYSKAHDILLQQNWLGTSMATIVEATAINLGLETSGRFKASGPAVELGPQAALCFSLVLHELVTNASKYGALSVDTGRIEIEWSVRDGAGDQRLNFTWQEVGGPAVEAPSKKGFGTRLVSSSLSAFGEVALDYAPTGLILRLDAPLQKLQYKNYSDAEE is encoded by the coding sequence ATGATCATGAAACTCTTTTCCAGTTCCAGCCGCTCCCGGGAGCGCTTTCTCGAAGCGATCCTCCAAAGCGCGATCGAGTATGCGATCATCTCCATGGATCTCGATGGCCTGGTGACCACGTGGAATGAGGGCGCGCGCCGGATTCTCGGATGGGATGCGGATGAAATTGTCGGCCAGCCGGCAGCGGTCATTTTCACCGAGGAAGACAGGCAGGCCGGGATTCTCCAGCGGGAAACGACTGCCGCTTTGACCGAAGGTCATGGCAATGATGAGCGCTGGCACGTTCGCAAGGACGGCTCGTTGTTCTGGGCGTCCGGTCAGATGATGGCGTTGACGTCGGACGACGGCGAAGTCGAGGGTTTCGTGAAGATTCTGAGAGATCGCACCGAGCAGAGAGAGAATGAGGAACGACAGCGCATCCTGATGCACGAACTCTCTCACCGCATGAAAAACACGCTGGCCGTCGTTCAGGCCATCACCAGCCAATCCTTCCGAAATGCCAGCTCTCTGGAGGATGCGGAGCATTCGATCACGGCACGCATCAATGCTTATTCAAAGGCGCACGACATTTTGCTTCAGCAGAACTGGCTGGGCACGAGCATGGCGACAATCGTCGAGGCGACCGCGATCAATCTCGGACTTGAGACGTCAGGACGTTTCAAGGCGAGCGGTCCTGCGGTTGAATTGGGTCCACAGGCGGCCCTTTGCTTCTCCCTGGTGCTGCACGAACTCGTCACCAACGCCAGCAAGTATGGTGCGCTGTCGGTAGATACAGGGAGGATCGAAATCGAATGGTCCGTACGCGACGGGGCGGGCGACCAACGCCTGAACTTCACTTGGCAGGAGGTTGGAGGCCCGGCGGTGGAAGCGCCGAGCAAGAAGGGGTTCGGCACACGCCTCGTCAGCTCCAGCCTGTCCGCCTTTGGAGAGGTCGCACTTGATTATGCGCCGACAGGGCTCATCCTCAGGCTGGATGCGCCGCTCCAGAAGCTGCAGTATAAAAACTATTCCGACGCTGAGGAATAA